The Lolium rigidum isolate FL_2022 chromosome 1, APGP_CSIRO_Lrig_0.1, whole genome shotgun sequence region TTTCCAACTATCTGGAAGAAATGAGACTCCATTACACTCTGGTGCAACCTGCCTTCAAGGCAAAGCTTGCGCAAATTCTGGGGAGGGGAGTTGAGTTCTTGGAAGTTGATGTAGTTCCCTTCAGCTGCCACAACCTTCAGCGTGCGAAGAAACCGCATGTTGCTGATGGATGCAGAGAACTTGGGGTGGTGCGCGTCTCTGACATCTCCGATTGACAGTGTTCTCAGCTGTGTCATGCTGCCCAATTGGACAACAAGATCCATACTGGCGAGAACACCTTTAAGAGTTTGCAGCTCCATTGACCCCCACGACCCCTTGGGAGTTTCAACACCTCTGGACTTCTCAACGACTCCAAACAGCGGCGTCATCGTCTTCCCTGCAAGTAGGTGCCTTACTCTCTTCAGTTTGGTGATACCAGCTGGCAGCTTCTCCACATTGGTGAGGTAAACATCGATTGTCTGGAGGTTGAACAGCTTCTCGATTGACCGAGGCAGCTGCCTTATCTTTGTTCTTCTCAAGCCAAGGTACCGCAGATTGAATAAGCTTGACACTTCTTCTGGTAGCACAGTAATAGCAGCATCTTGCAGCTCCAAAACGTTCAGGTACCTTCCAGTGCGCTGTGTGCTCACAGAAGGAAAAGAGGAACAAGAAGCATCAAACTGGTAGAGAGAGCGAAGGCGAGAGGAATATGAAAGTGGCTGGAATCTATCACTGTGCTCATGGATTGACAAACGGCGGCACTTGTATTCAGATTCGCTGGGCTGTGATTTACTATATGTCATGCAGAATGTTTCCTTCTCTGATATGGAAATGGCCAACTCCCGCACAATGTCGTGCATCTGGAATTCTTTCACCTTTCTGAAGTGCTTCCTCTCCACAACCTTGAGCAAGCATCGGTCTATTAGCTCATTCAGGTACTCCTCTGCAACTTCTTCTATTGTTCTTCTCTTCTCTGGCTTGACAAGACCCTCTGCTACCCAGAGCCTAACAAGCCTTTTTTTTGTCATCATGTAATCCTCTGGGAAGATGCTGCAGAACACGAAGGCGTTCTTTAGGTGGCTAGGCAAGTGCTTGTAGCTCAGGTTCAGAATCTTCATCACTGAGTTCAGCTCCTGGCCATGCAATCTGTCGCGCAATTCCCAGATTAGGTGATCATAGTACTTACTCCACTCTTCTGTAACCGGTTTCTTGAACGAGAGTGTGTTGCCAACGGTCACAATTGCTAATGGCAAGCCATCACATTTGTCTATGATCTCTCTCCCCAATTGCTCCATTTCTTGGGGACAAGATCTATCCCTGCAGCTCTTGAATGCCCATCTGCAAAACAGACTCCAAGAATCTGCCTCATTTAGCTTATGCAGCTCAATAACCTGATCTTCACTTGCTAAAGAAGCAACTTCTTTAATTCGAGTTGTTATTACCACCTTATTTCCACTGACATTATTGTTTCCTATTATGCTTGCCAGGTCTATCCAAACATCTACACTCCACACATCATCCAGTACAAGCATGAACTTTCTCTGTTGCAATGTTCTCTGAAGGATTTGTATGAGATCTCTACCACTAACGGTGTCGATGTCAGATGGACATGCACCTTTCAGGATGTGTCGAATTACTTTCCTTACGATACCATAAGCATTGAACTTCTGCGATACTGTGATCCAAATATGACAATCAAATTGATTCTTTATCATCTCATCTTCATACATGATGTTGACAAGGGTAGTTTTTCCAGATCCCCCCATGCCCCACACCGCAATGACCGAGGTCGAACTTAATCTTGCAGTTAACCATTGCATTAGCTTTGTTCTTTCTTTCTCAATGCCCACCATGTCATTTGCTGGGTGAGAAAGATAAAGAGGAAGGCAATGATCGTCAGTGCTAGCTGAAGCTCTATCACCACCTGGCAGTTGAATCTCATATTGCACCCGCAAATCCCGGAGATTCTGAAGGTGAGATTGCAAGTCCTTGAGCTCTCTTGCAATTTTGTGCCAAGGAGACTTCCCGAGTTTACGGAAGTAACTCAGGAACTCCCCGGTAAAGAATTTGCTGTTGTGCCGAACAGACAGGTAGATAAACTCATCCATGATATCCTCTATTTCAGATGCTAGATTCCTTACTTCCTGCAAGTACACCTCAGTGGGCTCATTGTAGCCTTCCTGGTTTTGTGCTTGGCGCAAGAATGCTTGCATCAACTtgagctcaacttcaatctgctTTATTCGGCTCTCAATCTCGCTTATTATTGTCAACTTTGCATCTAAACGAGAAAACATTGTTATGCTTGCGGATGATGCTAAGACAGATCCAATTTTGCAGAGAGCGCCAAACACCACAACCTCTGCCATTTTGTATTCGTTTATCTGGCATGAAATTTTTAGTGTATTAGAAACCAGTCACGATCATCTCAATTTATTAAATTAAATGCATTAATCATGAAAACTGAACATGTGACTTATAATACCAAATGGTGTGTCAACTTCGTTATAAATACATATCATCCTCAATTCACTGAAGTACTTCATGAAATTTCTGGAACACTAGATACAGGTAGAATTAACAAAGAAATTATGATTCTAATTAAGCATCTAAGCTTAGATTAATAGGCCAGAGAAGAAACGGGTACaaatatgcagaggccggggttaTACTCCCCTTTTGAGGAAAAACGAAATGGGTACAGATGAAATATAAGAAATCACTACTCATGTGGAAATTTGTTTTCTGCATTTTTCAAATACGTCTGAGTTTGAAAATGAAATTTTATAAGTTGTTAAATATGACCTCCTGACATTTCTTAGAACTTTGTAAATCTTGTAAACACGATTTCAAAAGAGTTCACACAAAGAGGATGGTTTGCAGCAATGAATTGTATGAACTAGGCCCCTAGTTCACCATTCAAAAATTTATGAAAACATTTGAAAGTGCTTAATCAGCATGTCTTTCACAAACCACAAAACTTGAGGTCAAATTCCACCCACACAGAAAAAAAACCGTGGTTAAAGGGTGGAAGTTCTCTACATTAACTGTATGTTGTCAGGTAGTAGAAACGAGGCACTTGCCGTGCGGAGGCTGAGCCTCGAACGCTGGTGGGCGAGCACATGGGTGTGCTCTCTAGCAAAAACGAGCACTGCTCGGTTCTGGAGGTCAAAATGTGATCCACACACCACAAATGAAAAATGATACAAATTGGGTTGTGaatagtactacctctgtcccaaaCTATAAGATGTTCTGGTAGGCCATTTTAGCATTGAGTTACGACGATACAAATTTGGATGATGTCCTTTTGGTTTTGAAATTTTTCATTATTTTTGAATCTCTGGTGATAATTAGCACAAATATTACCAAAAAGGTCCATCGGAAATCCCAAGGGTCCATACATTATTTATCGGGATAAGGATTATATCTTGTTCTCGCAGTATCCTATACTCAGATTCTAGCAAATCTACTCGGCAATCAAAGAAAGAAAATGCCTCTAAAACAAGATCGATGGAGCATTGCTTACCTTccgtccttctctctcctcccgcaAACCCCTGCTAGTTTCCTCCCGTCAGCCGTCGACGCGCCGATCAACCCCCTAGCTAGCTGCTGCGGGTATGTGCGCCCCCGGCCGCCGGAGAACCAAGCGTTTCTGATTTCCAAGGAATTGGTCAGAATCCCATCCCCATGCCTGGGCTTACTGGGTGAGGCAGGCGGGGGAAGAGACCATGAGGGAAGAGAGACCGTGATTGGTTCAGTTTGGTGCTCACTTGGGTTTTTGATGTTTACAGCTCAGAAGAAGAATGGCGTTGCCGTCCCGGTCTTATATAAGTACAGTGCCGCATCTGCATATTATGTTCAGTTtgctgttgttgaaattattttaTAATCTGCTCACTGAAGGAGAAAAGAAATAGTTAGCAGAACACAAAGATAGCGAAGAAAAAAGTGGGTGCGCCTTTGTCTCGGCCaactaagattactactacagtaaTTCTAAGTCTATTTTACAAACAATTTCATATAGATGTGAGAACTCACCAAGCTACATCCGAGAGAATCCCAGTACACCTCACAAATTTGTTCACACAAATATGTAAATATGTCCACCGAGctgtaacttttttttttcatcTCATGAACATAATGAAATATTTTGCCTCGTAGTTCAAACAaatattaaatcttgtgaagatCTCAACATCGGATCAACGGTTCCCAATGTTATCTAGGAACTAAAGAAATCTCAGAGCGAATTAGCAAAAAAAATGTAAGAAAATGATAGTTCTCATAATTGATAATCCATCTCGGTGTAAAAGGAAGCGAAGACTCTTAGTCTTAGGGCTTTGTGTAATTTCACGGGATTGCAATATATAGTTGCTTTCTGTTAAGAATCTTTTCGCGGGTTTTGTAAATTGTTGCATAGAATTTTGAAAATATAGAGTAAAAAAGTgtgacctatttgtaattttttattaattttagattTTCTTGTACTGTTTGGGATTACGAATAGATTGGTGGGCTTTTTGCAAAATAATGGTATTTGGAAGTTTGCCGCTTGAGTGGGATATTAGTGCGCTTTTTTTTCATGTGTTATATACGAGTGATGTGGAGGTGTAGATCGCTGGATATTGATCCATTTTTTTTCAGAATGCAGATGAAAGAACAGAAATTTCATCTATAATTCATCACTAGACAACCTCTTTCTTTCCACCGTATTTCATtggaaaataaaaaagagaaacaaTCACAACAGAACCTTAAAAGTGGATGTTCTCGTAGAAGAAACAGCTTTGATAATAGTTGAGGGATAATAATATCTCATTACTTCATTATTTAAGATCATTACCCTATAAAGAAATAGTAGAAAAATATTCCCTTATATATTGGCCCAGTCTAAGTTCTATCTTTGAATGTATCTTTACAGATTAATAAAATGTTACAGTAGGCTGTTCTAAAGTGTATAAGTGTATACTACTAGTCTTTCATTAGTTCGAAATTTGGTtacagtggctagtgcatgaaacttGATAGAGGCAACCCTACATATTGCCGAGACACAATACTAAAAAATATTAGGGTTTCAAGTATTAAAACCGTCTAGATTTGGTCTTTAATCCAAGAAAGTGGTTTTAGCCATGGTATGACGCCAATTTTGCACACTTAGTCAACACAATAATTGACAACATATGAGAGTTGGGGGGATATTTTTATATTATTTAAAAATTCAACTAATCTAAATAAAAAGTGGGAAAATGAATTAAAAATTAAAGCAAAACATGAAAATAATTAAGTTTAAGGTGAAAATTTGCATGAAAATATCTATAATTCTTGAACGAAGATTTACAGGTAAATCAGGAAAAGGTCACATAAAAAATAAGTATGCAAAATATAGTGAACATAATCCAAAAGATGAAAAACATGGGGTTTTGGATTAAAACTAATAATGACCTTACTAACTTTCATTCACGATGCATTTGTAACATTTGTAACAGAGGGCTTTGTACGAAACACCCCGCGTCGCCTAACCCTAGGCGGCACGGGGGAGatctcccgccgccggccgctgccacctccctcctcgccccgtcctcctcgccgccgccggaatacCCGCAGGGCAAAGCcctggcggcgacggtggcggcgggggcTTCGTCCATCGCGCGGTGGAGGctccccggcggcggcgacgtacgTCTCCGGCGACTCCGACGGCTCCGGCAGTGAGCTGGCGCGGGAGTGCAGCGGCGTGGACGTCTCCACGGTGGTGGAGCAGCTTCCAGCGCGATGGATCGCCCTACTGGCGGTGGATCTTCGGATCGCCGGTGGTAGGGGCCCCTAGGGTCTCGGGAGGCGCtgtcgagatggtggaggcggcgtcgCGTCAGAATAAAGGTGCTGGAGCTCGGtccccatctcggcaaggccacATGTGGTggcgccggcgagctgctggcctggtttcctctcaGATCGATGGATCTGGGGAGGGTGGTCTCTCCGAGCACGGTCGTATGTCGACTCTGCCGTGGAGCTTTGGGAGTCTGACGGCGGTTGTTAGTGCTGTCTTCccctcggccggccgtggtggcgagggaggggaAGGGGACGATATAATCGCCTTCCtcgttagggtgtttagggtcgttTTTTTGAGATGCGACTGTCGCGTCGTGAAGCTTCctccggccggccatggtggcgaggggaggaggtgGCTTGACGTGGCGTCGATGGTTGGGACCTACTGCTCGGGGTCCATGGATTGGAGGTTCTGCTTGGTCTCCACCAGCTCCCGCCTGCCCGATGGTCTGGAAAAGATTACTAGCTCTCACCTCTCGGGGTGGGCACTCCTGCGGTGTTCAAAGCCCAATGTGGCGAAGGTGGCGGCGGTGACTCGATGGTGTCTGAAGACGGGCGGCTTCCGGATTCGGTCTCTGTACTTGGGTGGTGACGATGAGAACGATGGGCTTGATTGCGATTTGGGAGTACGGTGTGTGGTCTTCTGGGTCCATattgtattttcctttttttgtggAGTCGTTTGTAATCGGTTTTACCATTGTTGAATTCCATCAGTTGTTATCTCAAAAAAAACTTTCATGGTCTGCTAGAACTTCTTTTTCCAGAAAATAGTACTCCCCATATTACAATGTTACAATGAAAGAGTGGTCAAACGGAGGCGTTGTGGCAGTGTGTGCCTACTACGAAAATGATGCGCCAGAAAGAAAAACTCTTTAGCGCGCGAGCCGTTACCGAGTCAGTTGAGCCAAGCTCAAAAAATGTTACAATGAAAGAGCTGCCACGTGTGTAAAATCGCCACCACATCATCTAGTCAGCGGAGGGGTAAGGAAAAAGATTAGACGATTTTGAACTTGGAAGACCAAGACTTTCTGGTATAGGAGTCGTGGGACCAAACGTACGATATAGTCGATACGAACCACTGTAAAAAAAGAAGGGCTACGGTAAGCAAGTTGTACGTAGGACCAATGTTTAATCGGCAGCTGTGTGAACTCCTAGAAAATCTAACACGTCGGGTCGTCAGACCACGATTTCAAGGTATGGTGGTATGAACTTGGTGTCCATTTCAACACCTACTGAGAGCTTGACTTAGCACAAGTCAGGATTTCAAGGGTGGCAATCTGAGTCCACTGCACAATGACGAAATCAGCTAAACTAAAAACCGAAAGAAAACTAACCACTGAGTAGATGAACTCAGCAATTGGGCGTACGTTGCACATTTAAGTCTGCATGGTTGATTTATGAGCTTGATTATTTTAGAAGAACTGTGAATAACTTTATCGCCCGATAAGCATAATAGTCCTGGCATTTGAAGAACTTAACTGAACACTGGTGACCAGCTGACTGATTAGCGACTAACATATTCCAAAATCCCAGCAACGTCTCCATTTTCTTTCCCCATCACTTAACTAAAAGAGTATAAATAAAGCCAACTTTGGGAGAACCCATTGGAATGGAAAAGGAACTGTCAAAATGGGTTGTgccttgttaaaaaaaaaaaggttgtgcCACTGTTGCATCTTGGGTAAAATGCATGTCATCTACTTGCTTGTACAGGGCATGCTGTTAAAGAAACAAAATCAGATGCACGGTGCGAAAACAGATGTGAGCCCGTCAATCCAAGACCGCTGCGATGTATCTGCTTCATATTCGTGTTAGTAGCTGTTGAGCGACACTATCAGCGCTGGTGTGTCGATGTTTTTCTGCGCCATGTGGAAATGGAACTGTGGAAGCTTCTGTTTCCTCCATGTGTCCAAGGTGGTTAGTACTCTTCAAGACAGTCATCCAAGCTGCCATCGTTACCTGATTGTCTCTAACCAGTTTGAAGAACTTGAACTTGGCAAAGCGAAGTCCACAACATCTACAGAGTACATAGTATATTTGAAGTCAATCATCTTCAAGCTTCCGACAGATTGTCATTCCGTCCCCAATTGGCACCTGCAAACTCCACAATAATCCAATATCAGTATTAAGTATTAACTTAAATCGATACTAGTATGCATGGCTGGGATATGATGCACTGAATCATGGCATACGCACATAAGATTTTGAAGCTGTCGAATAAATATTAATATATTGAAAACCCGAAGAGAACTCCAGAATTCTAGACAACTAAACGGTGTTTTGATAAGAGAGATTTCTTCATAAAATATGCGATTTACCTCAAATTTTAACTAAATCCAAGGGTCCTCAAGGTATGACTGGTTTGAATATGACTAGGAAAATAAATTTCTTAAGTTTTGCTGGGTACTGTGCTGATACTGCACTACTGCCACACATGCTTGCGGGTGCTCACTTGTTCTAAACAGCAGAACAAAGTGCAGACATATGCAGTAATTAAGGCTTCACAATCACCATATGCAAGCAGTGACTAATAAATACACACATGACTACGTCACAGGAGGAGAAAGGAAGGTACCATGCTGATATTAACACGTGTATCCTCCAAAAGTTTCTTATTGAAGTCCCTTATACTGATCGTCTTTGGGTCATTCACCTATGTAAAAAATGCCAGACGTGTTATCTAATCCAATATCTACCCTGTAACATATATatatcatgtcaaaggtaaaaaGAAGACCAGAAAATTAACTTACTAGCGGGTCAGCAACCCTTCCGTACCACAGAACATTGTCCATTACAATTAAACCACCAACTCTTACCTGCAACACAACAAAATATAAGCTCATTGTATAGAAACAATAAATGCTACCATCACTGTATACAGAATCATACTAGTTACAATCATAATAGTTGTTCAATGGTGGGTGGACATAAGCTGGAAGACGACATGTATTATAGATCAGAACAAGCAAACCCAAAAATAAACTGCAAGTTGAATCTTACTAGCTTAAGTAGAAGTTCAAAATATTCCTCATACATTTTCTTGTCTGCGTCAACGAATGCAAAGTCATAACTAGGAAAACCCAGAAAAATAAACGATTAGTTAGAACATGCATTATATGAAGTAATCCGATGATGGATTATACCATATGGAAAGTGTTTACCTGGAGGCTTCACCAGATTCGAGCAGTGACTTCAGAGAATCCACAGCTAAAGCATGCTTGACATCAACCTAAGCATTTTTTAGACAAACAAGTATTGAAAACTGGAAAACAAGAATAGAAATTGGTCTTTGCATATAGTGTGCTACACATTCTGCGGGATTCCAAAGAAGGGACTAGTTCAGTTAGGTAGGTGGTTCAAAATcattaaaacatcaatacttaTTTGATAATCCTACACAAATTAGACTCCCTACAAAACGGATGTGATGTATTAGATAAACTATAGTGTGCTACATAAGTCAGTACAAGGTTAAACAAATCCAAGAACATAAAAAACTAAATAGTACATAAAGCAGGAAAAAGTTAAACTGAATTTTTTCAGACTGTAACTTTTTGCTCCAGTTCTGAAGTTATTCTCATTGATCTAAATGCTTGAGATTTTAACATTACAGCAGAGACAAGTTCTCCAACCTACTGAAACATCACATACAGTTGGTTGAAAAATGCTAGCCAAGGATCAAGAAGTAAACTACAAACATAGGAAATCATGTACTCCCTTTATGGGATTGGTAATTAATCTAAGACATCCTTTATGGGACGGAGCGAGTAATTAACTTGTTCGATTGACAAATATCATAAAGCAAGAGGCTGAAagtaaacaccttgtgtgcaacaCCAGCAAGTCGATAGTATCTCTTGGCAACTTCTAGACATCTTTCATCCCTTTCACAAGCAACCAAGCGACCTGATTCAGGAAGTGCCAGTGCAACAGCCAATGATGAATATCCCTGTGAAAAGATTAGAGGAATGCTAAGATAAGGTTAGTAGATTTCTAACAAATTGTTGCTTTTGAACAGAAGTAGCTCCTTCACAAGGTATAGAACGACTACTAAACATTTGCAACATCATAAAAGTCAACATACACAATAAATGATCCAACGGTATTTATTGTAAAACACTAGTATTTCAAGAAAAGAGAACATATGCAAGGTCCAGGATTCAGCATTAAGAAAAATATATATGGAAAGATACACTACACTAGTTCTTATTCACACATACACAAGCGAGTTATTTTCAGGTAAATGAGGGATTCCAGAGATCTTCAAGATGATTAGTTGACCCCACTAAGGTATATTAGTTCATGTTCACACATACACATGTTGGTTATTTTCAGGTAAAATGATTGATACCGGAGATGCTCAAGGTGATTAGTTAACCCACTCATACAAGTTTATGTTCAGTTGTTCACACATACAAGTGTGGATTTCACAGTTTGTACTAGGATAAAACATCGGAAATTAGTATAACATCCATGCTTCTGGTACAAGTATTAAACAGTGGAAGGCATGAAATTCTAGATAACAAACCACTCATTCACGTACAGTAAATACGCCAACTTCAATGCATCTCTGTGCCCCAAGAATTTGCACAAGCATCGCCAGAAGCTGAGCCTGTGCGGGTGAAACCTACAAAGACAAAGCAACCAGTTGAAAGGGACTTACCATAATACAAAATTTGGGTAACAAACTAGACAAATGTGTACCATCAAAGAGACAGTAGTACACATGCATCCTCATTTTCGAAAAAAAGTAGTACACATGCATTCTATCACTCCATGTATAGCCAGAAAGCATACCAATTTGCACTTGCTATTTTCAAACATTTGCAAAACCATAGTAGGCACTTGAAAGAAACAAACCATGCAATGCTGATAAAATGCAAATGAAAAATGGCACACAGAAGCTGGATTAACTGGCACATCCGGTGTTTGGGTCTTAAGTCTTAACACATGAAAGGAGGATACAGTTGTCACAAAAATGCACCTTGTGGTGTCAATGCAAATATGCAGTGAAGGTGGTGCCATGAATGGATTGCTGCACCATGCATGAACGCACTGACAATGTTAAGACTCTTAAGCTGTGACGTCGTGGCCGCAGTTTTCAATTATGTACCTGCATCTGGCTCCCTCTCATGGCCGCCGTCTCTTCCCGGAGGTCCCGGAGGATCTAATCATCAACCAGGGTAGGATAAACAAGCACGCATTGGGTGAGACCCTGACCAGCAGAACTGCAGCAAAATTCGGTCGGAATGGAAAGGGGGAGAGGAGGGGCGCACGCACGGGGTGCTCGCGGACGTTTGCGAGGAGGTAGTCGTAGAGTGGAGGCTCCATGCCGAGTTGCTTCCTCCCGCgccgcgcctcctccaccgccagcgCTGTCGTAGCCGCCGCTGATGCCGACGACGCtgccgaggaggcggaggagcacatgctgctgcggcggcggtggcATGGCGGCAAGCAGCTGCCTAAAGGAGGGGAAGTGGTGGCTGCGGCAGCCATCGCGAGGGATTGGAGGGCGCGAGGAGGCGCGACGCCGAATCCGagagccgcggccgccgccggagGAAGGGAGTGGCGAGCCACGGCGGAGCGACGCATCGCTTTTTTTTTgcccctctcttctctttttctcgGCGAAGAGGCAAGGGCTGACGAGACACGGATTAGCTTAGCGTGTGAAAATGGACCAATTTGACTATTTTCGGAAATTTCAGCACAATAGTAaagttgcacgtgcaatgcacgtttccattaaaataaattatttaagGGAATGGCGTATATTCGAAACTATCCGACATATTCCACTATTCATAGTTAATAGCTTACACacaaaatatgaaaaataaataACATAAAAAGAAAGCCAAAAAACATTGTACAAACGGTCAAATCCTATTGAAATACAGTGTCAATTCTACCACGCAAAATTCAAGCGATTCAACTATACAAAATATATCTTAACACCGATACTTAGATTGCCACTGCTTCTCATCTCAATTCATAGATTGTTTACAAATGATGGAACAGTTTTGCTCATGTCACTCCTATGCAAATTGATCAACACTGTAGTCAATCAAGAGGCTCCACCTATACTCTGCTTCTTATAAGCTTTCTTCGAGTCCTCTAAAGCAGCATGAGCACAAGCAACTGAAGATCTTTTCATTGTGACAAGTAAGTGAACGGTGTTCCCATTTAAGATAGAAAACCTTAATTGGAGCTCCCAACAACAAAACTTGATAGTCCCTACAGATGCTGAAATACTTATAAAACGTAGGTTATAGAAAGCACTGCCATTGTCCCGGGCAGTACCGCACTTATGTAATTCGTTAGCCACACCATTTGACTAAACAAAACTTGTTAAAACAACTGACAAAAGTAGTAAATAATTAACTAATGCATCAGATGCGTAAATGCATAACCGGAGGGTCATTAGTCCATGCTTCATAAGTATAAGTAAATAACCACTTACTCTTATGTTAAACAGTAAATATGtacatttacaaaaaaaaaagtaaaaaatgtGAACATCTTGCTAAGGTAATGACTCATATTCTGGTGTAGGCAATGAAAAATTATACAGACTCCGAAAACGTAATCAATTAAATGCAAAAATATCTGGTTACGGCCATGCATGCCTCCTTTGTTTTCAGACTGT contains the following coding sequences:
- the LOC124682903 gene encoding O-methyltransferase MdmC-like, producing the protein MRRSAVARHSLPPAAAAALGFGVAPPRALQSLAMAAAATTSPPLGSCLPPCHRRRSSMCSSASSAASSASAAATTALAVEEARRGRKQLGMEPPLYDYLLANVREHPILRDLREETAAMRGSQMQVSPAQAQLLAMLVQILGAQRCIEVGVFTGYSSLAVALALPESGRLVACERDERCLEVAKRYYRLAGVAHKVDVKHALAVDSLKSLLESGEASSYDFAFVDADKKMYEEYFELLLKLVRVGGLIVMDNVLWYGRVADPLVNDPKTISIRDFNKKLLEDTRVNISMVPIGDGMTICRKLEDD
- the LOC124654043 gene encoding disease resistance protein RPM1-like, with protein sequence MAEVVVFGALCKIGSVLASSASITMFSRLDAKLTIISEIESRIKQIEVELKLMQAFLRQAQNQEGYNEPTEVYLQEVRNLASEIEDIMDEFIYLSVRHNSKFFTGEFLSYFRKLGKSPWHKIARELKDLQSHLQNLRDLRVQYEIQLPGGDRASASTDDHCLPLYLSHPANDMVGIEKERTKLMQWLTARLSSTSVIAVWGMGGSGKTTLVNIMYEDEMIKNQFDCHIWITVSQKFNAYGIVRKVIRHILKGACPSDIDTVSGRDLIQILQRTLQQRKFMLVLDDVWSVDVWIDLASIIGNNNVSGNKVVITTRIKEVASLASEDQVIELHKLNEADSWSLFCRWAFKSCRDRSCPQEMEQLGREIIDKCDGLPLAIVTVGNTLSFKKPVTEEWSKYYDHLIWELRDRLHGQELNSVMKILNLSYKHLPSHLKNAFVFCSIFPEDYMMTKKRLVRLWVAEGLVKPEKRRTIEEVAEEYLNELIDRCLLKVVERKHFRKVKEFQMHDIVRELAISISEKETFCMTYSKSQPSESEYKCRRLSIHEHSDRFQPLSYSSRLRSLYQFDASCSSFPSVSTQRTGRYLNVLELQDAAITVLPEEVSSLFNLRYLGLRRTKIRQLPRSIEKLFNLQTIDVYLTNVEKLPAGITKLKRVRHLLAGKTMTPLFGVVEKSRGVETPKGSWGSMELQTLKGVLASMDLVVQLGSMTQLRTLSIGDVRDAHHPKFSASISNMRFLRTLKVVAAEGNYINFQELNSPPQNLRKLCLEGRLHQSVMESHFFQIVGNRLEKLTLLRSKLSSDPFASFSHLSNLAVLEFIGAYVGESVLFESGWLPKLHTLVMGDLVNVKSVVMERQTVQNLQWLALFKLPELKEAPHGIEFLVSLQNLMLVDMHDEFMEGIQGEDKARVQHISTVRYFDRSRRMEIRLFQDP